The following are encoded together in the bacterium genome:
- the rplC gene encoding 50S ribosomal protein L3 encodes MLSGFLGKKIGMTQIFTETGEVVPVTVVEAGPGYVTQIKQVEKEGYNAVQLGFSYSQSKSVPKVNSAIKGILKKAGLTEIPINHFREFKLIGTDSVKLGQKITCAEIFKVGEKVDVAGTSKGRGFAGGMKRHNWKGGRASRGSMFHREPGSIGTSADPSRVLKGKRLPGHMGVERVTIQGLTIRGVDAERNILLIQGSIPGWNSGIVEIKHTVKK; translated from the coding sequence ATGTTGTCAGGGTTTTTAGGCAAAAAAATCGGAATGACCCAGATATTTACCGAAACCGGTGAAGTGGTTCCAGTAACTGTGGTTGAAGCTGGACCGGGGTATGTGACACAAATTAAACAGGTTGAAAAAGAAGGATATAACGCAGTTCAACTTGGATTTAGTTATTCGCAATCGAAATCGGTTCCGAAAGTAAATTCGGCAATTAAAGGGATATTAAAAAAAGCGGGATTAACAGAAATACCAATTAATCATTTTCGGGAGTTCAAACTTATTGGTACAGATTCAGTTAAGTTGGGTCAGAAAATAACCTGCGCTGAAATTTTTAAAGTTGGCGAAAAAGTTGATGTTGCTGGTACAAGCAAAGGGCGAGGGTTTGCTGGTGGAATGAAACGACATAATTGGAAAGGTGGTCGAGCATCGCGTGGCTCTATGTTTCATCGGGAACCGGGCTCAATCGGAACCAGTGCGGATCCGTCTCGAGTTCTTAAAGGAAAACGGTTACCAGGACATATGGGCGTTGAACGTGTCACTATCCAGGGATTAACAATCCGCGGTGTTGATGCGGAACGAAATATTTTACTTATTCAAGGGAGTATCCCAGGTTGGAATTCCGGAATAGTAGAAATAAAACATACGGTCAAAAAATAG